From Roseofilum capinflatum BLCC-M114, one genomic window encodes:
- the obgE gene encoding GTPase ObgE, whose amino-acid sequence MQFIDQVEVQVKAGDGGDGLVAFRREKYVPAGGPSGGNGGKGGSVIVRATERLQTLLDFRYKHLFRADNGKRGGPNNRTGANGADLFLEVPCGTVITNAETGEWVGDLVDNEQTLVIAQGGKGGLGNQHFLSNRNRAPDYALPGLEGEEGRFRFELKLLADVGIIGLPNAGKSTFISVVSAAQPKIANYPFTTLIPNLGVVRKPTGDGTVFADIPGLIEGAAEGIGLGHDFLRHIERTRVLLHLIDATEADIFAVYNTIQQELVAYGRGLENRPQVIGLNKMDAVDQSEDWQAIAHSLEEYTGFPVFLLSAATQTGIQEILQTIWQILDEPLQSLTNSIQS is encoded by the coding sequence GTAAAAGCTGGAGACGGTGGCGATGGCCTAGTGGCCTTCCGTCGGGAAAAGTATGTGCCTGCGGGAGGGCCATCCGGTGGTAATGGGGGTAAAGGGGGATCGGTGATTGTTAGAGCAACAGAGCGATTACAAACCTTATTAGATTTTCGCTACAAACATTTATTTCGAGCTGACAATGGTAAGCGCGGTGGCCCCAATAACCGCACGGGAGCCAATGGCGCAGATCTATTTCTAGAAGTTCCCTGTGGAACCGTAATTACCAACGCCGAAACCGGTGAATGGGTGGGGGATTTAGTAGATAATGAACAAACTTTAGTGATTGCCCAAGGGGGAAAAGGAGGCTTAGGCAATCAGCATTTCTTGAGTAATCGCAATCGGGCCCCGGATTATGCGCTTCCAGGTTTAGAGGGTGAGGAAGGACGGTTTCGGTTTGAGTTGAAACTGTTAGCGGATGTGGGGATTATTGGTTTACCCAATGCGGGCAAATCTACCTTTATTTCGGTGGTTTCTGCCGCGCAACCGAAAATTGCTAATTATCCGTTTACGACTTTAATCCCCAATTTAGGAGTCGTGCGGAAACCGACGGGGGATGGCACGGTATTTGCCGATATTCCAGGGTTAATTGAAGGCGCTGCTGAAGGGATTGGCTTGGGTCATGATTTCCTGCGACATATTGAACGGACGCGGGTCTTATTGCACCTGATTGATGCTACAGAAGCGGATATTTTTGCGGTCTATAATACGATTCAACAGGAGTTAGTGGCCTATGGCAGAGGGTTGGAAAACCGCCCCCAGGTGATTGGGTTAAATAAGATGGATGCAGTGGATCAAAGTGAGGATTGGCAGGCGATCGCCCATTCCCTAGAAGAATACACAGGGTTTCCCGTGTTTCTTTTGTCGGCTGCTACTCAAACCGGTATTCAAGAAATCTTGCAAACTATTTGGCAAATCCTAGACGAGCCACTTCAATCCTTGACAAACAGCATACAGTCTTAA
- a CDS encoding glycosyltransferase family 4 protein — protein MHIAWLGKKSPFCGNVTYSREVTNALLDRGHQVSFFHFASEDGGAELLSNGDQASPEGWPDCPEVPIPCLYKSTIYTIPTLSSSKVLARSLHSLQPDLVHASLTLSPLDFLLPEICQDLDLPLVATFHPAFDRKLRNFSSGTQQLTYQLYAPCLANYDKTIVFSQIQREILIKLGVPEAKVVVIPNGVDALKYSPGPSLIKQDLQAERLFLYQGRIAIEKNVESLLKAWKMADLGLGCKLAIVGTGPLKSALQASYGREQGVIWLGFIADEQRRIEILRGTDVFILPSFVEGLSLSLLESMACGTACMATDVGADGEVLEKGAGVILNANRVTTELQTLLPLFRDHPELSVMLGQKARQRVLERYTLNHNISQVEQLYDEVVKQSNDAAYGSLVN, from the coding sequence ATGCATATCGCTTGGCTTGGTAAAAAATCTCCGTTCTGTGGTAATGTCACTTATTCCCGTGAGGTGACTAATGCGTTGCTCGATCGCGGCCATCAGGTGAGCTTTTTTCATTTTGCCTCGGAGGATGGGGGGGCAGAATTGTTATCTAATGGCGATCAAGCTTCCCCGGAAGGATGGCCGGATTGTCCAGAAGTGCCGATTCCCTGTTTGTATAAATCGACGATTTACACGATTCCCACGTTGAGTTCGTCTAAGGTTTTAGCGCGATCGCTCCATTCTCTGCAACCGGATCTGGTTCATGCGTCCTTAACCCTGTCTCCCCTAGATTTTCTGCTGCCGGAAATTTGCCAAGATTTGGATTTACCTTTGGTGGCCACCTTTCATCCGGCCTTTGACCGCAAGTTACGCAATTTTTCTTCGGGAACTCAACAACTGACCTATCAGCTCTATGCTCCTTGTTTGGCTAATTATGATAAAACCATCGTCTTTTCCCAGATTCAGCGCGAGATTTTGATTAAACTGGGGGTTCCGGAAGCGAAGGTGGTGGTGATTCCTAATGGGGTGGATGCGCTCAAATATTCCCCCGGCCCGTCTTTGATTAAGCAGGATTTGCAGGCGGAGCGGTTGTTTTTGTATCAGGGACGGATTGCGATCGAGAAAAATGTGGAGTCGTTGCTGAAGGCTTGGAAGATGGCAGATTTGGGGTTGGGGTGCAAATTGGCGATCGTCGGCACTGGCCCCCTGAAAAGTGCCCTACAAGCCTCCTATGGCCGAGAACAGGGGGTGATTTGGTTGGGCTTTATTGCCGATGAGCAGCGCCGCATCGAAATTTTACGAGGAACAGATGTATTTATTTTACCTTCTTTTGTAGAGGGGTTATCCTTGTCTCTTTTGGAGTCCATGGCCTGCGGAACCGCTTGCATGGCAACGGATGTGGGCGCAGATGGTGAAGTGTTGGAAAAGGGAGCCGGGGTAATCTTAAATGCCAATCGGGTCACCACGGAGTTACAAACCTTGCTGCCTTTGTTCCGAGACCATCCCGAATTAAGTGTCATGCTGGGACAAAAAGCACGGCAACGGGTACTAGAGCGTTATACCCTGAATCATAATATTTCTCAGGTGGAGCAGCTTTATGATGAGGTAGTTAAACAGAGCAATGATGCTGCTTATGGGAGTTTGGTGAATTAA
- a CDS encoding metallophosphoesterase family protein, giving the protein MDFKFQFAIISDLHIALPHTIWDHPKRFHLVELSIPALELALDHLSQLDLDFLLLPGDLTQHGEPENHQWLKERLFQLPYPVYVIPGNHDIPTQWGNETSISRAKFPTYYHQFGYRQYRQTDYTCELLPGVRLIALDSNEFDQEGQQLGYGYLNESQFQWLEELLTTTTEPLRLVMIHHNVIEHLPDQRNHCLGQRYMLKNSPRLIHLLQESGIHLMFTGHLHVQDITQQDDLYEITTGSLVSYPHAYRTLKIESSAGGKTRVEINSHQINTLPGWDNLGEFSREWMGERSHPFMMRLLTGDPCNLTEEEAQQWVSSLRYFWADIAQGDTQFNFPHFPEHLRTYFESFSAHPDLGDNHRVIEF; this is encoded by the coding sequence ATGGACTTTAAGTTTCAATTTGCCATTATCAGTGACTTGCATATTGCCCTGCCCCATACCATTTGGGATCATCCCAAACGCTTTCATCTAGTAGAACTGAGTATTCCTGCTTTAGAATTAGCCCTCGATCATCTCAGTCAATTGGATCTCGATTTTCTTCTCTTACCAGGGGACTTAACCCAACATGGGGAACCAGAGAATCATCAATGGTTAAAAGAGCGTCTTTTCCAATTGCCCTATCCAGTTTATGTCATTCCAGGAAACCATGATATTCCCACCCAGTGGGGAAACGAAACCTCAATTAGTCGCGCTAAGTTTCCCACCTATTATCATCAATTTGGCTATCGTCAGTATCGGCAAACTGATTATACTTGTGAACTCTTACCTGGTGTACGTCTGATTGCGTTAGACTCTAACGAATTCGATCAAGAGGGTCAACAATTAGGCTATGGTTATCTCAATGAATCCCAATTTCAATGGTTAGAGGAACTCTTAACAACCACAACTGAACCGTTACGTTTGGTCATGATTCATCATAATGTAATTGAACATTTACCCGATCAACGCAATCATTGTTTAGGTCAACGGTATATGTTAAAAAATAGCCCGCGTTTAATTCATTTGTTACAGGAATCAGGCATTCATTTAATGTTCACCGGGCATTTGCATGTTCAAGATATTACTCAACAGGATGATTTATACGAAATTACTACCGGATCTTTAGTTAGTTATCCCCATGCATATCGCACTTTAAAAATTGAGTCGTCAGCAGGGGGAAAAACTAGAGTTGAGATTAATTCTCATCAGATTAATACCCTTCCGGGTTGGGACAATTTAGGAGAATTTTCACGGGAGTGGATGGGAGAGCGATCGCACCCTTTTATGATGCGTCTGTTAACTGGAGATCCTTGCAACTTAACGGAAGAGGAAGCCCAGCAATGGGTTAGTTCCTTACGCTATTTTTGGGCAGATATCGCCCAAGGCGATACCCAGTTTAACTTTCCCCATTTTCCCGAACATCTGCGAACCTACTTTGAAAGCTTTAGCGCCCATCCAGATTTAGGGGATAATCACAGGGTAATCGAATTTTGA
- a CDS encoding rhodanese-like domain-containing protein, whose amino-acid sequence MIEEFNVEKLANLSDEERANWQFIDVREPQELDMAKIEGFEVLSLSQFREWSESIHARFDKDKPTVVMCHHGMRSQQMCQWLMDQGFTDLKNLSGGIDAYSRLVDRSIPRY is encoded by the coding sequence ATGATTGAAGAATTTAATGTTGAGAAATTAGCAAACTTGAGCGACGAAGAGCGAGCTAATTGGCAATTTATTGATGTTCGTGAGCCACAAGAACTGGATATGGCGAAGATTGAAGGCTTTGAAGTCTTATCCTTAAGTCAGTTTCGGGAATGGTCAGAGTCCATCCATGCTCGGTTTGACAAGGATAAGCCAACTGTGGTTATGTGCCATCATGGGATGCGATCGCAGCAAATGTGCCAATGGCTCATGGATCAGGGATTTACCGACCTCAAAAACCTATCCGGTGGCATTGATGCCTATTCCCGTTTAGTCGATCGTTCCATTCCCCGATATTAA
- a CDS encoding photosystem II protein, Psb35-related, with amino-acid sequence MVNLVILSLLFIAGWVAASVIGTQAYFMGEQTKSIHERNWDSDGFNSIAKSVTGQETDYTNRVPGYSLDSYGSNSLAS; translated from the coding sequence ATGGTTAACTTAGTCATTCTTTCCTTACTCTTCATCGCTGGTTGGGTCGCTGCTTCTGTAATCGGAACTCAAGCCTACTTCATGGGAGAACAAACCAAATCTATCCACGAACGCAACTGGGACTCTGATGGCTTCAACAGCATCGCTAAATCCGTAACCGGTCAAGAAACCGACTACACCAACCGCGTCCCTGGATACAGCTTGGATAGTTATGGCAGCAACAGCCTTGCCAGCTAG